The Glycine soja cultivar W05 chromosome 4, ASM419377v2, whole genome shotgun sequence genomic sequence catacaagttgacggcacacatttgtacggaaaataccgtgggaccctcttaatggccacatcacaagatggaaatggtggcgtccttcctctagcattcgctgtggttgaaggtgagacgttgacagcgtggtcatggtttttggcacacttgcgtgaacacgtcactgataaaaatggtatttgtctcatatctgatcgacacgcgagtataaagtccgctgtcgctaacgaagcacttggttggcaacctccccacggttatcatgtctactgtgtgcgacacatagcaagcaacttcaatcgaaaattcaataatgccaaacaaaaagaaatgttgaagaaattgggtaagatttcatatttgatggtcacgtttattttactttcatttatacttaaaattgttattcataactaattttatgcagcctacactccatgcaagcacatttttgatcaaaatttagaaaaatttcgtgaactgagtccagccatagcaacatggataGATCGCatctcaaaggaaaaatggacgatgGCTTACGATAGGGAAGGACGTCGATATGACCACATGATAACgaacctctcagaatgtatcaataaggttttaaaggattgtcgcaacattcccataacagcattggtgaaatcaacgtacagtaggtgtcgaaagtactttgttgagcgtggccgccaagcccaaagacagttaaatgaaggccaactatattgttcaaagcttgttaaagaactgaggaaaaatcaagaacaagcttgtacgcacatcgttcgcgtgtatgatatccactccacaaggtttgaagtagaggagagcttcaaccctataacgcaacgtggcggacaaaagtgggcagtAAACTTGAATGATCGTCATTatcaatgcggaaggtattctgcgcttcactatccatgttcacacattattgcagcttgtggttacgtgagcatgaactactaccaatatatagatgttgtttatacaaacgagcacatcttaaaagcttactccgcacaatggtggcctcttgggaatgaagcggctattcctccttctgatgacgcatggacacttatccctgacccaactacaattcgtgcgaaaggtcggccaaaatcaacaaggataagaaatgagatggattgggtcgaaccatctgagcaccgaacaaaatgtagtagatgtggagccgaagggcataacaggcgtcggtgtccaatgcaatctgagcgtgggagttgttcaaatcgttgatttatgtatgttagttgagtgacttgtatttgtttacGTTTTGTTCAATGTATTCAATTTCTGGGGTTCTTTGAATTCGGTAGTTAAAACTATGATTActaacccataacccctaacctctaaccctaaaccccaatGAATTCGTTTGATGCGCGACATAAAAATAGTGATTATGATTAGTAACCCATAACCCCTAACCCAAAGTCATAACCCTAACCATAACTCAtaaaactaaccctaaacccttaaacctaactactaaaccctaaccactaacccttaaaataaactactaaccctaaaccctaactactaacccttaaaataaaccactaaccctaaaccctaactactaaccctaaaaataaccaactaaccctaaaccataattactaacccttaaaataaactagtaacccttaaaataaaccactaaccctaaaccctaactactaaccctaaaaataaccaactaaccctaaaccataactactaacccttaaaataaactagtaaccctaaaccctaaccactaacccttaaaataaaccactaaccctaaaccctaactactaaccctaaaaataaccaactaaccctaaaccataactactaacccttaaaataaactagtaaccctaaaccctaaccactaacccttaaaataaaccactaaccctaaaccctaactactaaccctaaaaataaccaactaaccctaaaccataactactaacccttaaaataaactagtaaccctaaaccctaaccactaacccttaaaataaaccactaaccctaaaccctaactactaaccctaaaaataaccaactaaccctaaaaataaccaactaaccctaaaccataactactaacccttaaaataaactagtaaccctaaaccctaaccactaaccctaaaccctaactacTAACCATAAAAATAAccaactaaccctaaaccataactactaacccttaaaataaactagtaaccctaaaccctaaccactaaccctaaaccctaaccactaaccctaaaccctaactactaaccctaaaaataaccaactaaccctaaaccataactactaacccttaaaataaactagtaaccctaaaccctaaccactaaccctaaaccctaaccactaacccttaaaataaacaactaaccctaaaccctaaccactaaccctaaaaataaaccactaacccttaaaataaacaagtaaccctaaaccctaactactaaccctaaaaataaaccctaaccactaaccctaaaaataaccaactaaccctaaaccaataaaccactaacccttaaaataaacaactaaccctaaaccctaaccactaacccttaaaataaacaactaaccctaaaccctaaccactaaccctaaaaataaaccactgacccttaaaataaaccactaacccttaaaataaaccactaaccctaaaccctaaccactaacccttaaaataaacaactaaccctaaaccctaaccactaaccctaaaaataaaccactaacccttaaaataaaccactaacccttaaaataaacaactaaccctaaaccctaaccactaaccctaaaaataaaccactatcccttaaaataaaccactaacccttaaaataaaccactaaccctaaaccctaactactaaccctaaaaaaaccactaaccctaaacctaacccaTATACTTACTTTGATGCGCgacataaaaatagtcattatgatTACTACCGTTACTTATTTGATTTGTGtacttaactttttctttatgactttatttattattctagtttgATGCGTGACATCAAAATGGTCATTATGGTGTCCGCGATGGTGATTCAATAACAAATGGTGATAAAAAAACGCAATTCCATAACAAATTCAATAACAAGCACAATGAGATACCATAAATTAagtatgaaattcaaatttcaaagatacaaaacaaatttcaaatagaGACATCAAAATCAGTCATCATGGTGTTCGTGATGGCgcgaggatgtgccacatggtcgatcccaccTTCGGGCTTGACGATCCGGATTTCTTCTTGCGCGCTGTCTCCGGCCTTGTTCCTCAGCCTCTGCAGAAAACTcgtgacgcaaatcaacacctaataaatcaCCCATAGGAGGGATTGCTCCAGGTACATCCCATTGCTGACCTaatggggcattaggtgttgcCATTGGGGCATCATGTTGCTGCGAAGGGGTCATGgtcggccatgaaaaatgaggctGTGTTTCGGCAACACCACCAAACGAATGTTCGCTTGCAGACATATCAGTGTCATGGCCCTCGAAAGGATACTAATACATCTGCGAAGGATACTGAGCAAATGttggtggcgtgtaatacattccatggccacgctgCTCCATATGTTGGGAAAAATCTTCCGCTTGAACAATCTCCCTTCGTCTGTCAAAACctcgagtttcaacacttgactgaagcatgtgaaactcttgtgggggaaatcgacgctctgatgctggaccatgtgCCACAGGCTCAGCGATCCTCTCTTGCTCTTGGGATAAAATCGCTAACTTTTCCACATatggcacgagatcatcaactgtccatgtgtTTCGCCCTTGGGGTGACACCATATACTGCAATGTCTCGGTAACTTCACCCTGCAATTATTAGGGTAAGGAAATTAATGTCGAtgctttaaaaagtaaattgaagttaaataattaaaaagaaataaataccaatgtagccgtgtttgcattgtttgggtcgataaacatttttgttttgcgcctataccacaccatgtaatccgagttaaaactcaataggcccTCTTGTCGAGCATAAACGTCGACCCTAAACTCAGCTCGATTATTCCACTGACTGATAAATGGGGCCAACAGCTGGAACCAATTTTCATCCATTTTGCCTTTCAGTGTTAGCCCGTGGACATTCCATGGTTGCGAAGGAGACTCcggaataggttgttgcattccaaattgtcgcaacactctatccggttggtgccactctacaacatggaaacaaatgagtGGCACCACTGCGCACCACGACATACTGCCAACCAAACAAATGGGAGGCAACATCGACATAACAGTTGCtgtgtaaggctcccacagaaactgcatacaataacacaattgttaatttatcttaaaccatgacattttatttattatttaacgaaTATATGATGATCTTGttacctcatgtcgtttcatgatatccaatttgcgacggaaaactattagatcatcattgccaatatgttggtttccacgtcgcagccacctacaaaaaaaatatgaaataattagtgCGGACGCGttacattattgattattttcaaatgatttttttttcaaagcaactAACCTGTGTCCGAGTGGTTTGTTTTCTATTATAGAAGGAGTtctctttggagccaaagtcgtgcagcgttcccatgcccacaattggattaagatgcacatacctccgattgattttattttgtaatcggtggcgctgcacatctctctgtataaataagcaagcacggcaggtccccatgcatacgcgctgcactgttcaaagtcccgtaaaaattggaggtaccttagggaaactttactgctgcttttgtcaacaaataGAACTCCTCCTATAAATCTGAGGATCcatgcacgggtaaacctttgtaattgttctACGTTACCATCATGGATATTTATTTctgaaaaatggtgagccagccaacttaatttgaccacactaccttgaagttcaccttcctgtggtctgactcccaataattcttcacacaattcagcccaatcaagattagtctgaccaattaatggtgccccCTCAGTATGAAGACCTAACAACACTGAcacatcttgaagagtaatcgtAGTCTCTCCGCATCTCAAGTGAAACGTGTGTGTctcgggcctccatctttcaataAAGGCTGTAATTAATGAAGAATTAATTTTCAGGTACCCCATTTTCATTATCCAATAGAATCCTGATTGGCGAAGCagaggaataatttcctctggtatttcTTCTTGTCCTTGATACATGGGTACGGCTCGTCTGATATGTAGTTTTCTGTCTGCTtctccattccaaacatgttcggaAACATGTTTAGGTTGCAGCCATAAGACGTCTCCTTCTATTGGACCAGACTTAATGTGTAtactagatgaagatgatgatgaagatgccattgatgctgtaaagttaaatataatacaaaaaattgacaacaaaaattttacattaaaaaaattaacaaatttaatagctacacaaatttaaataaatgttctaaaataatctacatataacaaaattacaaatttaatagctacacaaattaaaataaatgaccaaattaaaatacatagatTTGGAACACgtacaaaaatttaacacaaaaaaacataaaatactacctaaaatagtctacaaatacaaaaattaaaaattacatacctacacaaatttaaataaattaccaaattcaaatacataacaaaattaaaaatttaaacacgtacataaattgtacacaaataaacttaaaatactacctaaaatagtctacaaataacaaaattaaaaattaaatagctacaaaaatttaaataaatgaccaaattaaaatacataataaaattaaaaattgttacacgtacataaattttacacaaaaaaacttaatttactaagtaaaatactctatacataacaaaattaaatattaaaatacgtacataaatttaattaaatgaccatattttttttctaattattaaaatttaaattaaatcaaaaatattatacacaaaaaaatggtattaaatcaaaaaaatttcatggaataaataatttaaagaacgtgtatatatatatatatacatatatatatatatatatatatatgtatatatatatataattaataaaatgtatatatatatatatatatatatatatatataattaattaataaaatatcatatatttcaataaaaactataagtaagtcaattaaataatattcacattctaactaaacctaaaaatatcatatataaaatacaaataatatcatacaaacctaataaatctaaaccaaataataataacataataactaaaattaacctaaaaatcattttatcacaaataataacatacaaattttaaaaatgttaacaaaatcatattaataaatcCAATACAACTAACCTACAAATCATAATATACCAACTCAAATTTGTAACATAATTAACCTaacatatatctatatatataacgtGCAAATCATAAGAACCTAACTTAAATCATAATATACCactataattaaagaaaataatatatatcaatttaactataactaacctaacatatatctaaatatatataacataactaataatatattatttttaaaacctaacttaaataatattgaCATTTACCTATCAACTAAAGTTATAAACTTAAGAATCACttaccaaaataacaaaaacgcACTGAGAAACTTATGAAGAAAATAGCACAGCAATGGAAGCAAAGCAATGGAAGGACCAATGGAAGCAAAGGCACGAAGGAAGCGTAGCTGGTGCACTCTCGGACTGAGCCACGAAGGAAGCGTAGCTGGTGCACTCTCGGACTGAGCTTTTATAATGGAAGAAGCATATTTAGGAGCAACCCGCCAGCCATGTTGGCGATCCATGGCCAAGGCAAATCGCCATTACCATTGGCGATTTGGCCTTGACTGACGCGACGCGCTCTGCCCTTCACTGCCATGGCAGGCACCCTCAGCTGTTggaactcgccagtttgactggcggttcCCAATGGCTTCTGCAAATCGCCATTACAGCTAGCGGATTAGGCTCATATCGCCACTGGGTGTGGCGGGTTGCTCACTGACACCAAATCGCCATTGCCAATGGCGGTTTGGGTCTTGCATGAACGTAAAAAACTACCCCATACTGCAATTATTTTAGAAACGACCCCATCTGGGGAAATAGTTTCTAAAACTACCCCAGATGGGGAAATTTGCCTAATCTCACACAGCAGAACCAGCCACTGAACCAGCAAAAAGTGGACTTAGAAAACCTTTTCATAAGCATGTACCACCCAGCTTGAACTGAAACTAACTAAACATGTCCCAACTCATCACATTGTTAATTGTATCAAAAAATTGTGGGGGTTGTGTTTATTTTGtagaaataagtatttatttttattaatttttcactagattttaaaaacaaataatcacTTTCTCAAAGTTAATATATCCTTACTAATCATGCGCTAACTCATTCTCTGTGATCAGCACAACTGTAGGATTTCTGATAGTACTTGTCTACATTCAcggttttttcttatattaaaaatactgtAATAAACTCATCAAATTATCAATGATAAGATAAACACGTAGTTAGAGAAAAGGAAGGCCCCACTACTTAGTTAATGAATAgctaaagtaaaaaaggaagcatctaCTATCTACAGAACCCGAGTTCAGGGTTCAACGTACAATTTCCCTTTGGAATTGCCtagtttatctattttttaatcacACCTAATCCATTAAATACTGTTCAAAACTCTGATCTAATTCTCATCATCCACTTgatcattattatcattatattaataataatataaactcGATGCAGTTCTTCACTCTGTTTGAACCATTTGCGGTCCACTAACTATCTCGAACCTATCCAACGCCACATAGCACCTTCCTCCACCTGCATTCATAACGAGACCTTGCCATATTCAACTGTCTGAGGAGTAATAGTTATAGCAAATAAGACAAGCAAATAAAAAGACCACTTAACTCTTAAAGCTGTATTATTTCatataaatatagaaaaagtaTAAACATACCCATACATATCTTCAAGGCTgccataaaataaaagaaagtgaaaaaagaaaaagaaaagcaaggtACTTTTTTTCCCCTAGATTAAAGACGAGTCTCTCAACtcattacattaaaaattaatcttacttCTAATATGTGTGATTAAACAATAGGAATTAAACATGAACTCTTAATCTCTCAGTCTCCTATACTTGAGCACAATGAAATCTTACACCCCTAACACtactttataaattatatgGTACCTAGCAATGATACAATGTTCGCGCAGAGAAAAGCAAACAATGTCTGGGGAGACCACATATTTACTGTCCCCTGGCTCCAAGTGATCAATGGTCCctctatattttttcttcttctatattAATATCACTATCTAGTTTCTCCCCACCCCCCACACAACACGCTCACAACAACTTCAAAATGAGCATTCActtcttcttctgcttcttGTCGCTCTCATCTTTCCATGTAAGAATCAAACACAACCCCCACAATTTTCTCTCTATAAATTAATTGCATAATAGTTATACTAATAATCTTGATTACCACATTGCATTGCTTGTTTGAGTTGTTTCTT encodes the following:
- the LOC114408206 gene encoding serine/threonine-protein phosphatase 7 long form homolog yields the protein MKRHEFLWEPYTATVMSMLPPICLVGSMSWCAVVPLICFHVVEWHQPDRVLRQFGMQQPIPESPSQPWNVHGLTLKGKMDENWFQLLAPFISQWNNRAEFRVDVYARQEGLLSFNSDYMVWYRRKTKMFIDPNNANTATLGEVTETLQYMVSPQGRNTWTVDDLVPYVEKLAILSQEQERIAEPVAHGPASERRFPPQEFHMLQSSVETRGFDRRREIVQAEDFSQHMEQRGHGMYYTPPTFAQYPSQMY